The following coding sequences are from one Bufo bufo chromosome 2, aBufBuf1.1, whole genome shotgun sequence window:
- the LOC120991134 gene encoding zinc finger protein OZF-like produces the protein MLRTSGENINVHPGLHSTDLSYNLPNYEDPSLDQKEGEMFHCGKEFTKRSSLSTYSRIRAVEKPYSCSECGKCCTDKSHLVRHKKSHIGEMFKCSEYGKSFKIKSNLAIHERIHTGENPYSCSECGKCFKDQSGLVRHKRSHTGEKPYPCSECEKCFTQKSDLVRHERSHTGEKPFSCSECGKCFKDQSGLVRHKRSHTGEKPYSCSECGKCFTQKSALVKHERSHTGEKPYLCLECGKCFTQKTNLVTHQRFHIGKKPYSCSECGKCFAQKSTLVKHERSHTGEKPYLCSECGKCFTQKSELVTHQRFHTGEKPYSCSECGKCFTDTSGLVRHKRCHTGEKPFSCSECGKCFTEKSNLVTHQRFHTGKKPYSCSECGKCFTQKSDLVKHERRHTGEKPYLCSECGKCFTQKTNLVTHQRFHTGKKPYSCSECGKCFTQKSDLVKHERSHTGKKPYLCSECGKCFIQKSELVTHQRFHTGEKPYSCSECGKCFTDTSGLVRHKRSHTGEKPYLCSECGKCFTQKSNLVTHQRFHTEKKPYSCSECGKCFAQKTDLVTHQRRHAGANF, from the coding sequence ATGCTGCGCACTTCAGGAGAAAATattaatgtacatccaggacttcacagtacagatctgtcatataatcTTCCTAATTATGAAGACCCTTCTCTTGACCAGAAGGAGGGTGAAATGTTTCACTGTGGTAAAGAGTTCACAAAAAGATCAAGTCTTTCTACATACTCAAGAATTCGCGCTGTGGAGAAGCCatactcctgttcagaatgtgggaagtgctgtacagataaatcacatcttgttagacatAAAAAAAGCCACATAGGAGAGATGTTTAAATGTTCAGAATATGGAAAAAGTTTTAAAATTAAATCAAATCTTGctatacatgagagaattcacacaggagagaacccatattcatgttcagaatgtggaaaatgttttaaagaTCAATCAGGTCTTGTTAGacataagagaagtcacacaggagagaagccatatccatgttcagaatgtgagaaatgttttacacaaaaatctgaTCTTGTtaggcatgagagaagtcacacaggagagaagccgttttcatgttcagaatgtgggaaatgttttaaagatCAATCAGGTCTTGTTAGacataagagaagtcacacaggagagaagccatattcctgttcagaatgtgggaaatgttttacacaaaaatcagctcttgttaagcatgagagaagtcacactggagagaagccatatttgtgtttagaatgtgggaaatgttttacacaaaaaacaaatcttgttacacatcagagatttCACATAGGAAAGAAgccttattcatgttcagaatgtgggaaatgttttgcacaaaAATCAACTCTTGTTaagcatgagagaagtcacacaggagagaaaccatatttgtgttcagaatgtgggaaatgttttacacagaaatcagaacttgttacacatcagagatttcacacaggagagaagccatattcatgttcagaatgtgggaaatgttttacagatacatCAGGTCTTGTTAGACATaagagatgtcacacaggagagaagccgttttcgtgttcagaatgtgggaaatgttttacagaaaaatcgaatcttgttacacatcagagatttcacacaggaaagaagccatattcatgttcagaatgtgggaaatgttttacacaaaaatctgaTCTTGTTAAGCATGagagacgtcacacaggagagaagccatatttgtgttcagaatgtgggaaatgttttacacaaaaaactaatcttgttacacatcagagatttCACACAGGAAAGAAGCCttattcatgctcagaatgtgggaaatgttttacacaaaaatcagatcttgttaagcatgagagaagtcacacaggaaagAAGCCATAtttgtgttcagaatgtgggaaatgttttatacagaaatcagaacttgttacacatcagagatttcacacaggagagaagccatattcatgttcagaatgtgggaaatgttttacagatacatCAGGTCTTGTTAGacataagagaagtcacacaggagagaagccgtatttgtgttcagaatgtgggaaatgttttacacaaaaatcaaatcttgttacacatcagagatttcacacagaaaagaagccttattcatgttcagaatgtgggaaatgttttgcacaaaaaacagatcttgttacacatcagagaaggcACGCAGGAGCAAATTTCTAA